Proteins from a genomic interval of Kitasatospora kifunensis:
- a CDS encoding polyprenyl synthetase family protein, with amino-acid sequence MTVVEPFGLSVQDRDLNRDVQAGLQAVEAAMAEAVKSELPLVTVTASHLIKAGGKRFRPLLVMLAAQFGDPYAPGVVPAAVVVELTHLATLYHDDVMDEAPVRRGVPTVNARWDNSVAILTGDFLFSRASQVLSELGTEAVRIQADAFERLVTGQILETAGPGPGDDPLGHYLDVLAGKTGALIAVSGRFGALMAGAEPWVVEILTQYGEKMGIAFQLADDVLDIASDGHESGKTPGTDLREGVPTLPVLLLQSMPVDESDPQDARLRELLQQDLTDDQRHAEALRLLRRHPALERARRETLRYAEEARALLTPLPEGPAKAALQGLCDAVAIRTM; translated from the coding sequence GTGACCGTCGTGGAACCCTTCGGGCTCAGCGTGCAGGACCGCGATCTGAACCGTGACGTCCAGGCGGGGCTGCAGGCGGTGGAGGCCGCGATGGCCGAGGCCGTCAAGAGCGAGCTCCCGCTGGTCACGGTCACCGCGAGCCACCTGATCAAGGCCGGCGGCAAGCGCTTCCGCCCGCTGCTGGTGATGCTGGCCGCCCAGTTCGGCGACCCGTACGCGCCCGGCGTGGTGCCGGCCGCCGTGGTGGTCGAGCTGACCCACCTGGCCACCCTGTACCACGACGACGTGATGGACGAGGCCCCGGTGCGCCGCGGCGTGCCCACCGTGAACGCCCGCTGGGACAACTCGGTGGCCATCCTGACCGGCGACTTCCTCTTCTCGCGCGCCTCCCAGGTGCTCTCCGAGCTCGGCACCGAGGCGGTGCGGATCCAGGCCGACGCCTTCGAGCGTCTGGTCACCGGGCAGATCCTGGAGACCGCGGGTCCGGGCCCCGGGGACGACCCGCTGGGCCACTACCTGGACGTGCTGGCCGGCAAGACCGGCGCGCTGATCGCCGTCTCCGGGCGGTTCGGCGCGCTGATGGCCGGCGCCGAGCCCTGGGTGGTGGAGATCCTCACCCAGTACGGCGAGAAGATGGGCATCGCCTTCCAGCTCGCCGACGACGTGCTCGACATCGCCAGCGACGGCCACGAGTCCGGCAAGACCCCCGGCACCGACCTGCGCGAGGGCGTGCCCACGCTGCCGGTGCTGCTGCTGCAGTCGATGCCGGTGGACGAGAGCGACCCGCAGGACGCCCGGCTGCGCGAACTGCTCCAGCAGGACCTGACGGACGATCAGCGCCACGCCGAGGCGCTGCGCCTGCTGCGCCGTCACCCCGCGCTGGAGCGGGCCCGCCGGGAGACCCTGCGCTACGCCGAGGAGGCCCGCGCGCTGCTGACCCCGCTGCCCGAGGGCCCGGCCAAGGCCGCCCTGCAGGGTCTCTGCGACGCCGTGGCTATCCGTACCATGTGA
- a CDS encoding response regulator transcription factor — MRVVIAEDSVLLREGLTRLLTDRGLEVVAGVGDGEALLKAIHDLAAAGTLPDVVVADVRMPPTHTDEGVRACVALRGLYPGLGVLVLSQYVEQQYAAELLAGSTRGVGYLLKDRVAEVREFVDAVVRVAGGGTALDPEVVQQLLSRSRKSDALGALTPRERAVLALMAEGRTNAAVAKALVVSDGAVEKHVSNIFLKLGLAQSPEDHRRVLAVLTYLNS; from the coding sequence CTGCGCGTCGTCATCGCCGAGGACTCGGTCCTGCTCCGGGAGGGCCTGACCCGGCTGCTCACCGACCGCGGGCTCGAGGTGGTGGCCGGGGTCGGTGACGGCGAGGCGCTGCTCAAGGCGATCCACGACCTGGCCGCGGCCGGCACCCTGCCCGACGTGGTGGTGGCCGACGTGCGGATGCCGCCGACCCACACCGACGAGGGCGTGCGGGCCTGCGTGGCGCTGCGCGGCCTCTACCCGGGGCTCGGGGTGCTGGTGCTCTCCCAGTACGTCGAGCAGCAGTACGCCGCCGAGCTGCTGGCCGGCTCCACCCGCGGGGTCGGCTACCTGCTCAAGGACCGGGTGGCCGAGGTGCGCGAGTTCGTGGACGCGGTGGTCCGGGTGGCCGGCGGCGGCACCGCGCTGGACCCCGAGGTGGTGCAGCAGCTGCTCAGTCGCAGCCGCAAGAGCGACGCGCTGGGCGCGCTGACCCCGCGCGAGCGCGCGGTGCTCGCGTTGATGGCCGAGGGGCGGACCAACGCGGCGGTGGCCAAGGCCCTGGTGGTCTCCGACGGCGCGGTGGAGAAGCACGTCAGCAACATCTTCCTCAAGCTCGGCCTGGCACAGAGCCCCGAGGACCACCGCCGGGTGCTCGCGGTGCTCACCTACCTGAACTCCTGA